The genomic DNA ctccttgtggtcgctataatgtggtccttGCTCtgggtggggcgtgtggtgagttgtgcgtggatgccgtgcggagaatagcctgaagcctccacatgcgctaggtctccgcggtaacgcgctcaacaagccacgtgataggatgcagggattgacggtctcaggaggcaactgagattcatcctccgccacccagactgaagcgagtcactacgccaccacaaggacttagagcacactgggaattgggcatgacaaatttgggagagaaaaaaaaaacaaaaaccttttatgcaaccttttttttttttattctctccaGGCCAGAAATGCTTTGgttcattttttgtgtgaactatccctttaatgtacgGTTGTATACTTGTATAATCTTTTGTTATAAAactatattttgaataaaaaaaaaaaattaaaatgaaaaagagcAGCAGTTTTAATTATGGATCCATTTAATATGATATGAAATTGTTAATATTCCTTAAAGTTATCATAAAGGGGAACCAAAAAGGCAACTGTAGTTTCCAGCAGTTACAACACTTAACAGTCTTAAATAAAAATATGGCAGAAAACATCTTGAGACATGGTTAACATGGCAAATTTGTCAAAAGCGCAGTCATAAGATATTTCAAAACACCTCCATACTACCAGTTATCTGTTTTATCTTTTAAACAAAAAGGAAccttttcagatatttttataattatgaaTTGAAAAGGCTTGGCTCGGTTTAGTGCAATTAATACTGTCTTGGCCTGTGCTGATTACGTAAAGTACCTCTTTCACATTTAAGATATCAAGTCAAAAGGAAAAACACTGTTCTAATGTTACACATCAATTTACTAATGCATCTTGGAAAAGCTAACAATTTGCATCCTTTCAGATCAACTTTTAAGCACCATATTTGAGGATGACTTTGCAACTTTGAGCAAGCCCATAAATAAACTTGCAATATAGCCTACTGCATATTTAACACCATGGCTCAAAACTATTACGTTTAAAATCAAGGCACAGATTTAACAGGATTACCACTTTAAACAAGCATTTATGACTAGCCAACCACAAAGTAAGCTTGAAATCACTTTAAATCATACAGCTCTATAATTGCCAGTTATTCAATGTGTTTGCAAGGAAGAAAAAGGCCAAGCAAGGTTTGTTATATTGAATGTTTTTATTCCAAGAATTTCTCTAAGTGCTTGGAGCCTTACATAGAGAAGCAAGCACTGGGACACTCAACCTGCTCTCAcacctttgagtgagtgtgttAAAGTGTAGGCATTTCTGCATGAATGTGTGTCTGGTGGTAACAGTTAGCATGTCTAGAATGAACCACACAAATTTACTCAATTCGCAACACAAAAccaaaattgaaaaataaaaatattctgcgtTGGAGTATACAGTAAAAGGGGTAGGGGAGGAACTATCACCAGGAAACCCCAGTGACATTAACATAAAGAGTTCAGAGGCTAACAGGTTAAAGGTCGTCATCTTCATCTGGGAGAGCTGTTTCTGATGCCACCTgggcgagagagaaaaaaaaccaaATCAGCAGAGATTTAATAGCAGCAGCTGAGAACGATCTTATTACACGTCCAAGTTAAACAACAACAGCATTATGTGAGAAATCTCTGCCTGTGTGCGGATGAAGACTATGCACTTACTTTCAGGTCGTGCTCATACTGTGCAGCAAGTGTTGGGTCCATGGCAATTTCAGGTGGGGCAAGGGCAGGCATCTCAACAAACTCCAGGTTTGGATCACCAATCAGCTTCCGTGCAAGCCACAGGAAGGGCTTCTCAAAGTTATAATTACTCTTGGCAGAGATGTCATAgtactgagaaagagagagagaaagtcacaACACTGGAGCATAAGGGGTGATTCAAATGCCAATCTAAGTAACAAAAGGTTTTTGGAAATTTAAATCTAATGTACCTGTAAATTCTTCTTACGATGGAACACAATGCTCTTTGCTTTGACCTTCCTGTCCTTGATGTCCACTTTGTTACCACACAGCACTATGGGAATGTTCTCGCACACACGCACCAAATCACGATGCCAGTTGGGCACATTTTTATAGGTCACTCGAGAAGTTACATCAAACATGATTATTGCGCACTGAGCTAGAGAGAGAAAGAAGCAAACTTATGTCAAACTATTGCAGAGGGGAGAAACACACTGCAAGAAATGATGCACAGTTAGGCCTGCAAGTGTATAAACGGAAAAACAGCATACCCTGAATGTAGTATCCATCTCTCAGGCCTCCAAACTTCTCCTGGCCAGCTGTGTCCcatacattatattttatggcaCCTCTGTTGGTGTGGAAGACCAGGGGATGTACCTCAACCCCAAGTGTggctaaaaagaaagaaaaacatcttAAAAGCTGCTTTTCGCTCATTGCTGTGACAGTTGCATGAAAGCCACACATTCCACGTGCCAATACGCCATCAAAAAAGCTCTATAATTCAAAGCAAGGCTCCGAAATCAAGACCTACCAACATATTTCTTTTCAAACTCTCCAGTCAAATGTCTCTTCACAAAGGTGGTTTTCCCTGTACCTCCATCTCCTACCAGGACCAGCTGTGGACAGAAGTCAACTTGCATAAGTACATGAAGACTTGACAATCTGCCAGTTATCATGCACAGCAATACGCTGAGAACTCCCAAAAatcagtttataaaaaaaaaaaaaaaagacaaagctaGAAAACTGCATTTACACATTATTTGAaatagttattctctgcttttgaacCATGAAGAGACATGCACACAACTCTTGCAATctgcaaaaatctacccgtgtcgatcagtttattcataagccgtttatgaccttacgaTAAAGGAAATCGATGAATGCGTTTTAACACGTTTTTGGcatattaagcataatcgtgtaAGAACTTGTAAACATGCGTAGAGACTCAAATAACCAGTTTTATAGTTGTTTACTGGACATGTCAAGCAGTAACATTGCTATTCTTCATCTAAATGTTTCTAAATAGTTATCCAACTCTTATACATGCAATTGGAATATACGTATTTAATACAGCAAAGCGGTGTCTAGaatagtgaaaaacaaaagaaatagaGCTGTTCACATTGTAGTCCAAAAACCGGGAGAAGagttcaccatgggttccctcaggattttcctatgagGTTTTTCAACTCGAAAAAAATAAGGTCAGTGGTAAACATCACTTGATGATATGTGGACAACATAAATTaaacactttcatacctcaaacgtgaattttgaagccatattgaattgcatacttaaaaaagcagcttcaaaattcacgtttaagGTCAAACAAAATGTCCACGTACTGTCAAGTGCTGTTTACCACGgaccttatttttctcataagtaaaaaaaaaaaaaaaaaaaaaaaaaccaacattagaaaaacccataggaaaatccagagggaacccattgCGAATTAGCCTTCTTccaggttcgcctacaaattgacagtggctgaacagctctatcgTAACCAGGGGCTGTGTATAAAACTTCTCAGAAATGCTCTTAATAGTCATGATTCAATACAACACATAACAATGTTCTGATAATAGGTTATTTTGTTgattaattatttgattaatcaAATGAGAAAGTCTAATTTAATATCctgtattttaaacattattcCACATATTGCCGAATGTTGTCCTCAAACAATGTGTAAATTGAAggcaacaaaaaaaatcaaaatgctaAATCTTGCAATATAATCACATATGCTTTTCATGTAATCAAAACAGTATTTCTCCacagttttaatgtagatggaCAATTAAAATCACACAATGAAATGATAACTGTTATAATTCCATTACAGCTACATGTAAGACTTTGTTAAACACAGTTCCATTTTGGGCGAAATTTGACATTCAACATATCAGCAATATTTTAATCAATGCATTATTTGGTTGAGTGGCATTGGCGCACGCTCCATGAAGTaaggctattttattttttttggcctaTCTGAAGTAATAATGACTCATTGTTTTGGACAAGTTGTTTTGCAAAACGGAAACTCGCATGACTGAGttaataatatttacaaataagtataaatcagtaaaatgtaaattatgagcTGGGGTTAAACATTTCAAGCACATTAAACTGCATAAGGAATCTGCACCTGAAACACCACACAAAACTATGAGCTTAAATTGTTTTATATAGTGTTTGGGCTCTTTTTAGATGCAGCTTTTTTCCTTCCATAGAACCAcattttcactactgtaaagtggtgtcactGACGGAGGCTGCAGTGCTAGTGCAAAGATATTCAACGAATCATAATTGATTATTTTCAccattgatttttataatttaagtgatatttagattttattaattagttgttgcagccctctgAAAGTTTAGGTAtgtagtagggatgggcattttggtcattttgtctactcgagtactctaaTTACTCAAGTACTTGTCGAGTacttgaggggcaatgacatgttcaTAACTTTATATATAACACGTCTGAAAAACGtctagctgctgcattgtgtcttgttgttccagtgtattgtctattcatcattataggctgttataaaataaaatgttacaaaatgtacaaaagattgcataatcaaaatataatgcatcattttgtcattatgtgaagatttacTGCCCAGCTCGGAAATGTGCACAAcgcgcgtctgtctgttcttcctacAGGTTACAGTAGTAATCTTTGTaagcgcgcaccagtttttttagtgactgtctgaaccgtctattttcagaTCGCATTTGGCTTatcaggagacgccataaccatcgcgtttttaatatgcatgttaagttgaagttcagttttgaagacgctgcattctgttccatttagctatgctctgtcaaagtgtttggaacactcgcctgctgtatatgcattgCTTCAGagcattgagtccactgccatactgcctggtgtgtgtgtatgtgtgtgtgtgtgtaagtgtgcgcGTGCATCCAGTTGTTCGCTCTTGTGGGGAAAGCCTCGATGCTCCATACtgtttgctgtgattcatgaagcattccattcaactcggagagtcagaatttccacctttcaaccggggaaagtgcaacggaatgacactttatatcggacatctaacttagaaacttgtgcggaaatcttcatttcgtcgagatgcaggtgtgtgttacaccACGCAAACATGACGCCACCCAGGACATGGacgtttacagtcagtgacaaacgttcacttttattaatgtccattaacgagtcaaagttcttacaataaatgataataaaacgtgtttagcaaacgttttgcagggACAGGTGctcaaaacacagttaattacactTTCTTTTGATTATTGTCGTATAtaagtttggttgctatgagacgtctctgataatcaatgtacccctcaaaatcacaacgtaatcaatctcaaaattaaaaataagcttccTCTTTGACACactttagttgtcaggtaattgtcactggatttcgaattaagtgaaaagtcacattatgcatgatcactatcgatcaccgttttcatgatcgatcattgctgccacatctgagtacccgagtactcgtgcccatcgcATGTGTCAAATGCTCAATTCAAAACAAAGAGTTTCAATGtattcatttaatgaaaaaatgtgctgcaattaaaaaattatattgatggATTTTATTTCGCTCAACTACAAAACCCATTTGCCCAAATTCCACTTTAAGTCCAACACACTGTTCCTTTGTTGTAGAGTGTGTTGtctctgtggaacagtcattGTGCTACTCCGAACTAGGTTAGGATACCTCTCCATCACTCTTAAACAATTTAAGAGCCAAGACCTTAACACTTATGAACCTTTATGAAATCGCACTTATTCTTAAGTCTAGGAATAAGAGTAAAATGATGTCATTCTTAGAATTTTGACACACTTAAGACTAAAATTTACTCTTAGCGGCTTTATACATATGGGCCCCAGGTCAACATCTACACATATTTCTCCTGCACATATAAATTCTAAATCACAATTCTGCAAAAATGCTAATAGAAAGTTCACGTCCATGTTTTGTCAATTACCCATTTACAGTTATGTCCATGTAATGTTTCCATATAGTTGTCAATGAAAACAAATTGTTTAGGGCGGTCACGAaaaattctgattaaaaaaaaaagtccaaatcAACACacacctgggtagggttgcaccagctgtgcgtaagatCTCACgcaagttgggacgtaaagttcacactaagggcttagtaactaatagttagtttgtaactaagtcagtgcttaatttggttgcaccacctgttctaaGGCAAgatttaactagtaggtcgtaagctctccgtaatgtgtagtcgcataatatgacttttacctgtattgatccaataaacagccttcaaatttgtacacagaagtgttaagcCGTGAACGTCAATTTGatcgttacggttgatgttcaaacctcgtttgctcacgtaactgtcagttgtaataaattatatcccc from Myxocyprinus asiaticus isolate MX2 ecotype Aquarium Trade chromosome 22, UBuf_Myxa_2, whole genome shotgun sequence includes the following:
- the ran gene encoding GTP-binding nuclear protein Ran, translating into MAENEPQVQFKLVLVGDGGTGKTTFVKRHLTGEFEKKYVATLGVEVHPLVFHTNRGAIKYNVWDTAGQEKFGGLRDGYYIQAQCAIIMFDVTSRVTYKNVPNWHRDLVRVCENIPIVLCGNKVDIKDRKVKAKSIVFHRKKNLQYYDISAKSNYNFEKPFLWLARKLIGDPNLEFVEMPALAPPEIAMDPTLAAQYEHDLKVASETALPDEDDDL